The nucleotide sequence CAGAACGTCGTAGGGGTTTCGCATCGGGATTCTTTTGTGGGGGTCGCAACCGTGCAGGGATACGGCCTCTGCCGCTTGGCTTCAACGTGGGAAGCTCGTTGCGGTTCTGCAACACCCGCGAGGATCGTCATCACCGCTCCGCGGCCGGTTTCTTGCCTAGCCTCGCCGGGACAGCCTCAGGACTTCGCGTTGACGGAGGCGCGCAGCCGCTTCAACTCCCACTCGCCGCCGGAGGGCTTGCAGCCCGTGCCGCGCACGAAGCGGCTGTTGGCGCCGCCGACGACGGTGGCGAGGAAGTCGCGGCAGATCTCGTCGCCGGCGACGTAGGGCAGGCCGGTGGGGTTGATCGCGCCGCGCATGGCGGTCTCCGGATTCTCCCACTTCACCGGGCGCCCGTTGCCCTGCGGATCGAGGGCGACGGAGAGCGCGGCGTGGGCCCGGCGCCAATCCTCGCCGTCGAGGTCGCGTCCGAAGCTCGCGGGCCGCTTCGGGATGCTGCCCGTCACGAGCGGTTCGGGGGCGGCCGGCGGTTCCTCCGCCTTGAACGACAGGATCGGCCCGCTGCAGCCGCCGCAGGAGATCACGAGGCCGAGCGCCAGAAGGCCCGCGAGCCGGGCCGGGCCGCCATGCCGGGGCGCGGGCTCGCGCGCCGGACCGGACGTCCCTTCGCACGCCACTTCGCACGTCCCTTGGGACACCCCTTCGGCGGAGCGCGCACGAGCGAGGGCTTTACACGGACGCAGACGCATTACACCTGAACTCGAGACAGAAACGGGGTCCGACGGGTGTGCTGCCCGACGTCGGTGCCCCCCGACCCGGCTGCCACAGGGACGAAAATGGCCATCGATCGGTTAAGAGAGGGTGATACCGGCGGAGATCCGGTCCACCCACAGGATTTCACGTTATCGTCAGACCCCTGGGCGCTGTTTTCCGCCTGGATGGCCGAGGCGGAAGCCGCGGAGCCCGTCGACGCCAACGCCATGGCGCTCGCCACCGCCGGCCCCGACGGCCTGCCCGACGTGCGGGTGGTGCTCCTGAAGGGCTACGATCCGCGCGGGCTCGTCTTCTACACCAACGCCGAATCGGCCAAGGGCGAGCAATTGCTGGCCAACCCACAGGCGGCGACGGTGCTGTACTGGAAGTCCCTGGGCCGGCAGATCCGCGCCCGCGGCCCCGTCTCCCGCGTGACGATCGAGGAGGCCGACGCCTATTTCGAGAGCCGCCACCGCGACAGCCGCATCGGCGCCGTCGCCAGCCGTCAGTCGCGCCCGCTCCTCGACCGCCCGACCCTGATGGCCGAGGTCGCCGCCCTGTCCGAGAAGTACGAGAACGGCCCGGTGCCGCGCCCCGAGCACTGGCTCGGCTTCCGGATCGCCCCGGTGCAACTGGAGTTCTGGCAGAACGGTGCCTACCGCCTGCACGACCGCGTCCGCTTCACCCGCGAGGGCGACGGCTGGGCCCGCGCGCGGCTCTATCCCTGAAGTCGAGGCCCCGGACTCGGCCGGGGCCCTTCACCGCATCACCGAGCGGATCGCCGAGATCAGGCTCTCCTCGGTATAGGGCTTGCGGATGAACAGGCCGTCGGTCGGCACGTCGCCGGGGGCGGGTCGCACCTTGCCCGAGGTGATGACGATGCCGATGTCCGGCCAGCGCCGGTCGATGCAGGCGGCGAGCTTGATGCCGTCGATGCCGAGCGGCATGTCGATGTCGGTGACGACGACGCAGACCGTCTCGCCCGATTCCTGAACCGCGTCGAGCAGGCGGATCGCCTCGTTGCCGTTGCAGGCCTCGCGGACAGCAAATCCCGCCTCGGCGATCAGCTCCAGCGCGGCGTGCCGGATCACGGCATCATCCTCCACGACGAGGACGGTCGGCCTCGTTTCCGCTTCGCTCACGCGCGTCGCATCCCTTGTTCCGCCACTGGTCCGATCACGCGCCCGTTCCCTTGAACTCACGATCCCTGCCCTGGGGTTGCATGAAGGCCGCGGCAGAACAAGCGCGCAGAGCGGGCGGAGCCGCCGGCTTTCAGGCCGCCGCCTCTGCGGTGCCTTTCGCAATGCAGCGCCGCCCTGGATTTCCGGCAGGGCGCGGCTTATCCCTGGGGCGAAGACCCGCTCAAGCCCGCTTACCGCGGTGCGTGCGGGCAGCGAGGGATCCCGGCCTTGGCCTCATCCAACGACCGTCGACGGGTGATGCTGCTCACCGGCGCGAGCCGCGGCATCGGGCATGCCACCGTCAAGCGCTTCTCCGCCGCGGGCTGGCGCGTCATCACCTGCTCGCGCCACGCCTTCCCCGAGAACTGCCCCTGGGAGATGGGACCGGAGGACCACCTCCAGGTCGATCTCGCCGATGCGGCGGATACGGTGCGCGGCGTGCGGGAGGTGGCCGAGCGGCTCGCCGCCGAGGGCGGCCTGCTGCACGCGCTCGTCAACAATGCCGGCATCTCGCCCAAAGGGCCGGCGGGCGAGCGGCTCGGTGCGCTCACCACCGAGTACGAGGACTGGGCCCGTGTCTTCCAGGTCAACTTCTTCGCGCCGATCCTGCTGGCGCGGGGCCTGTGCGACGAGCTGAAACGCGCGCGCGGCTCGATCGTCAACGTCACCTCGATCGCCGGCTCGCGGGTCCACCCCTTCGCGGGTGCCGCCTACGGCACCTCGAAGGCGGCGCTGGCCGGCCTCACCCGCGAGATGGCCGCGGATTTCGGGCCGCTCGGCGTGCGCGTCAACGCGATCTCACCCGGTGAGATCGACACCTCGATCCTCTCGCCCGGCACCGACAAGCTGGTGGAGCAGATCCCGCAGCGCCGCCTCGGCACGCCGGACGAGGTCGCCAAGGCGATCTACTTCCTCTGCACCGAGGCCTCCTCCTACGTGAACGGCGCCGAACTCCACATCAACGGCGGCCAGCATGTCTGAACGCCGGGCGGTTCTCTCCGCCCTGCTGACGCTGATCGCCCTCCCTGCCCTCGCGGCGGGGGACGGGACCCGGGAGCGGTCGCAGGTCGAGCCGGTGACGCTGCCCTTCGCGATCAAGGCGATGCGCGGCCCCGGCAGCGACGTGGCGCTCGCGGTCGCGACCTCCGGATTGCTACCGCTCGCCCGTGCCCCCGTCAGCGCCGACCCGAAGGCCAAGGCGAGCCTGTCGACCGCGAGCACCGCGCCGCCCGCCGTCGTCGTGGTCTGGGGCGAGGACGGCGGCGCCGTGCTCAGCCTCGACGGCGAACGTCTGCGCACCACGCTGATCGGCGCCGAGGCGATCGAGGGGTTCGCCGCCGCCGAGACGCCGCGCGGCGCCGTGCCGGGCTCGCGCCGCGCCCTCGACGGCCCGTTGAGTGCCTATCTCACCGGGCCGACGCGGGCTCTCGGCGGGGCGCCGGGCCAGGGCGCCGTGCTGACCCTGCGCGAGCGCCAGCCGCTCGGCGTCACCGCCGAGCCGAAGGCGGTGCCGGTGACGACACAGACCCTGGCGCCGGGGGACGACCGGGTCTTCGCCGGCCGCGCGCCGCGGATCACCCGCCTCGACGGCCGCCCGGCGGTGGTCGCCGTGACCGCGCAGGGGGCGACCGGCTCCGGCTTGGCGCTGGCCGCGAAGGGCAAGGACGGCGCCTGGACGCTCGCGGCGCAGACGCCGCCGCAGGCGGGCAAAGACGCCGACGGTGCGCCGCTAGCGCTTGCCGGCCTCGCCGACTTCACCGGAGCCGGCCAGCCGCAGGTCGCCGCGATCCGCGCCCCCGATGGCGCCGGCGTGCTTCAGCTCTGGCGCTTCGCCGACGGGGTCTTCAGCCTCGCCGGCGAGCGGCCGGGCTATGCCGGCCCGGCCGCGGGTGAGGGAGCGGATCTCGCCGCCGCCGTTCCCCGCACCGGCACGCCGCCCGATCTCGCCCTTCCGGTGGCGGGCCGCGGGGCGCTGGCTTTGGTCTCGCTCAAGGGCGGCACGCCGGAGGAGCGGGCGCGCATCCCCCTGCCCGCCCCGGCCGCCCACGGCATCGCCGTGCTCGAGGTCGGCGGAACCGCCCGAACCATTCTCGTCGGCCTCGCCGACGGCCGTCTCGTCGCGGTGCCGGCTCCGTGAGCGGCGCCGGGCAGGAGGACAGGGGGCCGGATGACGGGCGGCTGTTTCCGGCCCGCCCGCTGATCGGCGTGTCGATCGCGGTGATCCGCGACGGCCGCGTGCTGCTCGCCGCGCGTGCCAACGAACCGGTGCGCGGCGTCTGGACCCTGCCCGGCGGCCTGCTGGAGGCCGGTGAATCCCTTGCCGAGGGGGCGCTTCGCGAATTGCAGGAGGAGGTCGGCGCGCTCGCCGAGGTGGTCGGCCCGAGCCTGACGCCGACCGAGATCATCCTGCGGGACGAGGCCGGCCGCATCCGCCACCACTACGTGATCCACCCTCATGCCGCGCTCTGGCGCGCGGTCGAGCCGGTGCCGGGGCCGGAGGCGCTCGCCGTGCGCTGGGCGCATCTCGACGAAATCGCGGGGCTGGTCACCACGCCGGGACTGATCGACACCCTGCGCGAGGCGTTCTCCCGCGTGGGTCAGGTGGCTGAAGGTTCGCAATGAGGGGTTCGATCGGTTCCCGGCGGCTTCCCGTGAATCCCCCCTCCCCGCACACGGGGAGAGGGGAGCCCCGCGCTCGATTCCATCGAGAGGCGCCTCTCGATGGCGGCGTAGGAGCGAATCTTTTCAGCTTGATCATGCGGCTGATCCTCGCAACCTTGCTCGCCCTCATCCCGGCGGCGGAGGCGTTCGCCCAGCAGCGCTCGAGCCCAGCCCGATCCGCTCCGAAGCCGCCCGAGAAGGAGAAGGAGAAGGAGCCGCCGCCCCCGGCCGAGCCGCCGCCCGCGCCCTACGACCGCGACCTGATGCGGCTCTCCGAGATCGTCGGGGCGCTCGCCTTCCTGCGCAGCCTCTGCGCCGAGCCGGACGCCGCCGAGTGGCCGGCGCAGATGAAGGCGATCCTCGACAGTGAGGGCGTCACCCCGAGCCGCCGCGACCGGCTGGCCGGCGCCTACAACCGGGGCTTTCGCGGCTACAGCCTGACCTACCGGATCTGCACGCCCGCCGCGGGCGAGGCCGCCCGCCGCTACATCGCCGAGGGCGAGCGGCTCTCGCACGCCATCGCCGGGCGGTTCGGCGGATAGGGCAGCGTTTGTTGCGGGAGCGCCACACCCCGGAGCCGTTGCAAAATTCCTTCGCAATTGCCCCTTCGCATTAACCTCTTCGCAATTCCCTGCTTCCCGGCCCGTGAAGGCTGCCGTATCGTGGCGATGTCTTGCCGGCACCGTTCCGGCCGAGAAGCGAAGCCGTCCGCCATGATCCACGATACCGACACCGCTGCCTTCGACGTCGATGCGGAGAGCAAGCGCCTCGCGCTCGGCCTCGTGACGGAGGCCTTCGCGGAAGGCTGTCTCGACGGGATCGACGGCGACTGCATGGCCCAGGCCGCCCTGTTCGCGGCCTTCCAGGAATTGGTCGCCACCTACGGCGAGGACGCCACCGCCCGCTACGCCGAGACCCTGCCCGAGCGCATCCGCGGCGGCGGCTTCACCACGACACTGCAGCACTGAGAGGCCGTCTCGGCGATCGGACGGAGCCGGCCCCTTTCCCCATCTGCGGGCTGAGGGGATGCGCGGCTCATCCAACCTCCGCCTGATCAGTTTGGTCCCTCACCGTCATCGCGAGCGTCAGCGAAGCGATCCAGCACCGCGACATTGCCGGACAGGTCGCGCCCTGGATCGCTTCGGCTTCGCCTCGCGATGACGGTGAGAGACAAAGCCGAACGATCGACCGGAAGCGGTCTCACGACGGAATCGCCTCGAGCCAGATCGTAAGTTTCGCGGCTCGGGCGACGGTCAGGATCTTCCCGTCTCCGCCTGCGCCGGCAGCGCTTCCTCGAACACCACCGCCTCGCCCCGCGACGGGTTGGCCAGCTCGCCCTGCCACATCACAGGCGTGCCGCGCACCACCGTGCCCACCGGCCAGCCGGTGACGGTGACGCCGTCATAGGGCGTCCAGCCGCATTTCGAGGCGATCCATTCATTGCGGATGGTCTCGCGCCGCTTGAGATCGACCACGGTGACGTCGGCATCGTAGCCCATCGCGAGCCGCCCTTTCCGGGCGATGCCGAACAGGCGCTTGGGGCCGGCGCTGGTCAGGTCGACGAAGCGGGCGAGCGAGAGACGGCCGGCCGCCACGTGGTCGAGCATGATCGGCACCAGCGTCTGCACGCCGGTCATGCCCGAGGGAGAATCCGGATAGGGCTTGGCCTTCTCTGCAAGCGTGTGCGGCGCGTGGTCGGAGCCGAGCACGTCGACGATCCCTTGCGACAGCCCGCGCCAGATTCCGTTGCGATGCCCGACATCGCGCACCGGCGGATTCATCTGCACCAGCGTCCCGAGCCGGGCATAGGCCTCGCTGCCGTCGAGGGTCAGGTGGTGCGGTGTCACCTCGACGCTTGCCACGTCCTTGGCGTCGGCCAGGATCGGCATCTCGTCCCGGGTCGAGATGTGCAGGATGTGGATGCGCGCGCCCGTCTCCCGCGCGATCGCGATCAGCCGCTCGGTCGCCTTCACCGCAACGTCCGGCGAGCGCCAGACCGGGTGCGAAGCGGGATCGCCCGGCACGCGAAGCCCTTTCCGCTCCCGCAGCATCGGCTCGTCCTCGGAATGGAAGGCGGCGCGGCGGCGGATGCGGCTCAGGATCGCCCGCACGCCCGCATCGTCCTCGACCAGCAGCGAGCCGGTGGAGGAGCCGATGAACACCTTGATCCCGGCCGCTCCCGGCAGCCGCTCCAGCTCGGCCACCTCGCCCGCATTCTCGTGGGTGCCGCCGACCCAGAAGGCGAAGTCGCAATGCATCCGGTGGTGCGCGCGGGCGACCTTGTCGGCGAGCGCCGCGGCGCTCGTGGTCTGCGGGTTGGTGTTGGGCATCTCGAACACCGCCGTGACGCCGCCCATCACCGCCGCGCGCGAGCCCGTCTCCAGATCCTCCTTGTGGTCGAGGCCGGGCTCGCGGAAATGCACCTGGCTGTCGATCACGCCGGGCAGGAGGTGCAGGCCGCGGCAATCGCGCCGCTCGGCAGCCGCCGCGCCCGAGAGATCGCCGATGGCTGCCACGCGTCCGCCGCGGATGCCGAGATCGGCGCTGTGCTCGCCGTCGTGGTTCACCAGCGTGCCGCCGGACAGGACGAGGTCGAAAGGCGCTTCCATCGGGCTCTCCCGGTTCGCATCATGCGATTGAGACGAGGATAGGCGCGGCTTATGTCAGGCGTCCCATGCACGCAACGCCGCTGCGCCCGAAGGAGATGCCATGCCGATCGCCCTGCTGCCGGACCGTGCCGTCGTCGCCGTGTCGGGGCCGGACGCGCTCCCCTTTCTGCAAGGCATCCTCACCTGCAACGTCGAGACCCTGCCCGAGGGTGAGGCGCGGCTCGGCGCGCTGCTGACGCCCCAGGGCAAGATCCAGTTCGATTTCCTGGTGTCGCGCACCGGGGACGGCTTCCGCCTCGATGTCGCGGCCGAGCGCGTGCCCGATCTCGTCAAGCGGCTCGGCCTCTACCGCCTGCGGGCCAAGGTGAGCATCGCCGCCGATCCGACTCTCGGTGTCGCCGCAGCCTGGAACGGCGCCGAGACGGCTGCGGAAACCGTGCGCGTGCGCGACGGGCGCCTGCCCGCGCTGGGCGAGCGGCTGTACTTCTCGCAAGGCGCCTTCTCGGCGGATGCGACGGAGGACGCGTATCACGCCCACCGCATCGGCCTCGGCGTGCCGGAGGGCGGGCGCGACTTTGCCCTCAGCGACGCCTTCCCACACGAGGCGCTGATGGATCAGCTCGGTGGCGTCGACTTCAAGAAGGGCTGCTATGTCGGCCAGGAGGTGGTCTCGCGCATGCAGCACCGCGGCACCGCCCGCACCCGCATTCTGCCGATCGTCTACCGCGACGGTCCGGCGCCCGAGCCCGGCACCGAGGTGACCGCGGGCGCGCGCAGCCTCGGTGTCACGGGCAGCCGCGCGGGCGATCGGGGGCTGGCGACGATCCGCCTCGACCGTCTCGGCGACGCGCTTGCCGCCGACGAGCCGGTGCGGGCGGGCGGCACGGTGGCGGGTGTGATGAAGCCTGACTTCGCCACCTTCGCCTTTCCCTCCGACACGGCCGCCGCCGGATGAGCGCGGACGCCTCCGGCCTCATCCTTCATCCCGACGGCTGCCCGCGCTGCTGGTGGCCAGGGCTCGACCCGTTCTACGTCGCCTATCACGACACCGAGTGGGGCGTGCCCGAGTTCGACGCGCGCGCCTTGTACGAAAAACTAATCCTCGACGGGTTCCAGGCGGGCCTGTCGTGGATCACCATCCTGCGCCGCCGCGAGGGCTTCCGCCGCGCTTTCGCCGGCTTCGAGCCGGAGCGGGTCGCCCGCTTCACCGAGGCCGATGTCGAGCGGCTGATGGGCGACACCGGCATCATCCGCAACCGCGCCAAGATCCGCGGCGCGATCAACGGGGCGCGGGCATGGCTCGCGATCGAAGAGGCGGGGCCGGGCTTCTCGTCCTTCCTCTGGGATTTCTGCGACGGCCGGCCGATCCAGACGAAGGCGGCGAGCCGGGCCGAGATCGCGACCGAAACCGACGTCTCAAGACGGATGGGCAAGGCGTTGAAGGCAAAAGGCTTCACCTTCTGCGGGCCCACCATCGTCCACGCCTTCATGCAGGCGGTCGGCATGGTCAACGACCACCTCACCGGCTGCCACCGCCACGCCGCCTGCGCGGCTCTTGGCAAGAGTCTTGGCAAGAGTCTTGGCGAGGGCCGCCATCCGTGACAGCCACCGCGAAGCCGCCGCGCGCCTGGCAGCGGATGCTGTCGGGCCGGCGGCTCGACCTGCTCGACCCTTCGCCGCTCGATGTCGAGATCGCCGACATCGCCCACGGACTCGCCCGCGTCGCCCGCTGGAACGGGCAGACGGCGGGGCCGCACGTCTTCTCGGTGGCGCAGCACTCCCTGCTGGTCGAAGCGATCGGCGGCGGCCTCGATCCGCGGATCGGGAGGCCGGAGCGGCTCGAATTGTTGCTGCACGACGCGCCCGAATACGTCATCGGCGACATCATCTCGCCGCTGAAGAACGCGATCGGCGACGCCTATCGCAGCGTCGAGCGGCGCCTGCTCGCGGCGATCCGCCAGCGCTTCGGTCTCGGCGCGCCCTCCCCGGCCCTGTCGCGGCTGGTCAAGCGTGCCGACCGGATCGCCGCGGCGATCGAGGCGACCCGGCTCGCCGGCTTCTCGCAAGCCGAGGCCGATGGGATCTTCGGTCGCCTTCCGGTCCTGCCGGAGCCGCTGTCCGCCGACATCGAGCGGCTGGTGGCCGGATGGCCGACGGCGGAGGCGGAGGCGTGCTATCGCACCCGCTTCGAGGCGCTCCAGCGCGGAGCGTGAGACAGACAAGACAATGCCGAGCCTTCACATCTGCCCTCTCTCGCGCTTGGCCGAGACCGTCGCTTCGAGCGGCGCAAGTTATCTTATTACCCTGGCGACGCTGGGCAGCACGGTAGAGCGTCCGGCCGCGATCCGCCCGGAACACCATCTCCGGGTCGGCTTCAGCGACATCGCCGCGCCGCTGGAAGGCCACTTGCCGCCCGGTGAGGCGCATGTGCGGGCGGTTCTCGACTTCGCGGCGGCGTGGCCGCGCGAGCGGCCGATGGTGATCCACTGCTACGCCGGCATCAGCCGCTCGACCGCGGCGGCCTATGCGGCGGCCTGCGCCCTGCGGCCATCGGTGAGCGAGGCGGACCTCGCGCAGGAGTTGCGGCACCTCGCGCCGAGCGCCACGCCGAATCGGCTGTTCGTGGAGATCGCCGACCGCCTGCTCGGGCGCGAGGGGCGGATGAGCGCGGCGATCGCCGGGATCGGGCGCGGCGCCGAGGCTTACGAGGGGGCGCCGTTCCGGATCGCCCTGGCGTGATCGGCCGGGTGCGGAGAGCGGGGATCGGTCGCACGCAATCGACCCGGGCTTGTGCGACCGCACGTCGCCCGTCATAACGCGCGCCAAAAGGAATCCGGATGAACGATCATACACCCGACGCGTCGGCGGCGGCGCTGGACGATCTGCCCTTCGAGCGGGCGATGGAGCAGCTCGAGGAGATCGTGCGCCGGCTGGAGCGCGGCGACGTGCCCCTCGACGAGTCGGTGGCGATCTACGAGCGCGGCGAGGCGCTCAAGCGGCACTGCGAGACGCTGCTGAAGCGGGCCGAGGCGCGCATCCAGAAGATCGCGATCGGGCCGGACGGCCGGGCCGCGGGCACCGCGCCGCTCGATATCGAGTAGGCGGCCGGGTGCGGTTCGAATCCATACGAAACTCATCGCGCGCAAGGGTTTGCGCGCTGTTCCTCACTTCGGGCATGAGGCTGGTCCGGTGGCACTAGCGGACACGACGATCCTAGAGGGTCTTGAGACGCCGGATCGTCTCCGGCTTCTGCCGGAGAGCGAGCTGCAGACAGTGGCCGACGCGGTGCGCGCCGAGATGATCGACGCGGTGTCGATCACCGGCGGCCATCTCGGCTCGGGCCTGGGCGTGGTCGAACTCACCGTGGCCCTGCACCACGTGTTCGACACCCCCGACGACCGCATCGTCTGGGACGTCGGGCACCAGTGCTACCCGCACAAGATCCTCACCGGACGGCGCGACCGCATCCGGACGCTCCGCCAGGGCGGCGGGTTGTCGGGCTTCACCAAGCGCTCCGAGAGTGAGTACGACCCCTTCGGCGCGGCGCACTCCTCCACCTCGATCTCCGCCGCGCTCGGCATGGCGGTGGCCCGCGACCTCGACGAGGCGGAGGCCAAGGCCAAGGGCGGCCCGGCGCCGAAGCGCCGCAACATGATCGCGGTGATCGGCGACGGCTCGATGTCGGCCGGCATGGCGTATGAAGCCATGAACAATGCCGGCGCGCTGCACTCGCGCCTGATCGTCATCCTCAACGACAACGACATGTCGATCGCGCCGCCCGTCGGCGCCATGTCGGCCTACCTCGCGCGGCTGGCCTCCGGCGGCACCTACCGTTCGCTCCGCGAGACCGCCAAGCAGCTCGGCAAGCTCTTGCCGAAGGCGCTCTACCAGCGCGCGGCGGCGGCCGAAGAGTATGCCCGCTCGCTGATCGTGGGCGGCGGCACGATGTTCGAGGAGATGGGCTTCCACTATGTGGGCCCCGTCGACGGGCACAACCTCGATCATCTGCTGCCGGTCCTGAAGAACGTGCGCGACTCGGATCAGGGCCCGATCCTGCTTCACGTGGTGACGCAGAAGGGCAAGGGCTACGCGCCGGCTGAAGCATCCGCCGACCGCTACCACGGCGTGGTGAAGTTCGACGTGGTCTCAGGGGTCCAGGCCAAGGCCAAGGCGAACGCCCCGGCCTATACGCGGGTGTTCGGCGAGAGCCTGATCAAGGCGGCCGATGCCGACCCGAAGGTAGTGGCGATCACCGCGGCGATGCCCGGCGGCACCGGCATCGACCTGTTCGGCAAGGCGCATCCGGACAAGACCTTCGACGTCGGCATCGCCGAGCAGCACGCGGTGACCTTTGCCGGCGGCTTGGCCACTGAGGGCTACAAGCCGTTCGTGGCGATCTACTCGACCTTCCTGCAGCGGGCCTACGATCAGGTCGTGCACGACGTGGCCTTGCAGAACCTGCCCGTGCGCTTCTGCCTCGACCGGGCCGGTCTCGTCGGCGCGGACGGGGCGACGCATGCGGGTGCGTTCGATCTGGCCTATCTCTGCTGCCTGCCGAACATGACGGTGATGGCGGCGGCCGACGAGGCCGAGCTGGTGCACATGGTGGCGACCTGCCACGCGCATGATTCGGGCCCGATCGCCCTGCGCTATCCGCGCGGCGAGGGTGTCGGCGTCGAGTTGCCGGAGAGGGGCGAGCCGCTCGCCATCGGCCGCGGGCGCGTGGTGCGGCGCCCCGAGGGCGCGCGGGTGGCGCTGCTGTCGCTGGGCACGCGCCTGTCGGAGGCGTTGAAGGCGGCCGACGCGCTGGAGGCGGAGGGTGTTGCGGCGACGGTGGCCGATGCGCGCTTTGCCAAGCCGCTGGACGCGGAGCTGATCGTCGATCTGGCCATGCACCACGAGGTTCTGGTGACGGTGGAGGAGGGCTCGGTCGGCGGCTTCGGCGCGATGGTGCTGCACCTCTTGTCGGAGCGGGGCGTTCTGGATGCGGGCCGTGTCCGGGTTCGCACGCTGACGCTGCCGGACCTGTACCAGGACCACGACAAGCCGGAGAAGATGTACGCCGAGGCCGGTCTCGACGCCGAGGGCATCCTCAAGGCCGTGCGCGCCGCTCTGCCGGAGAAGGCGGTGCAGCGCGAGGGCAGCGTGGTGAGCCTGAAGCGGTAGCCCGCACGGAGAGGAACCCTCCCCCGCAGAGGGGGAGGGTTTTGCGTCGCCTTTACTTGATCACCGCGCAGCCGATCCGTGGGCCCGCCCCGCCGATGGGCTGGCTGGTGTGGTCGTCCTCGTTGGCGTGGATGATCAGCGCCGAGCCGTCGCCGTCGCGCAGGCCGCCCTCGCCGGTCAGCGGGGTCTCGCTCGACACTTCCGCGTTCACCGAGCCGTCGGCGTTGGCGTAGACGTTGGGCAGGTCGCCCTCGTCCGGACCATCGGGGTTGAGCAGGCCGTGCTTGCTCTGGTCGTGATTCACGTGAGC is from Methylorubrum sp. B1-46 and encodes:
- the dxs gene encoding 1-deoxy-D-xylulose-5-phosphate synthase, which produces MALADTTILEGLETPDRLRLLPESELQTVADAVRAEMIDAVSITGGHLGSGLGVVELTVALHHVFDTPDDRIVWDVGHQCYPHKILTGRRDRIRTLRQGGGLSGFTKRSESEYDPFGAAHSSTSISAALGMAVARDLDEAEAKAKGGPAPKRRNMIAVIGDGSMSAGMAYEAMNNAGALHSRLIVILNDNDMSIAPPVGAMSAYLARLASGGTYRSLRETAKQLGKLLPKALYQRAAAAEEYARSLIVGGGTMFEEMGFHYVGPVDGHNLDHLLPVLKNVRDSDQGPILLHVVTQKGKGYAPAEASADRYHGVVKFDVVSGVQAKAKANAPAYTRVFGESLIKAADADPKVVAITAAMPGGTGIDLFGKAHPDKTFDVGIAEQHAVTFAGGLATEGYKPFVAIYSTFLQRAYDQVVHDVALQNLPVRFCLDRAGLVGADGATHAGAFDLAYLCCLPNMTVMAAADEAELVHMVATCHAHDSGPIALRYPRGEGVGVELPERGEPLAIGRGRVVRRPEGARVALLSLGTRLSEALKAADALEAEGVAATVADARFAKPLDAELIVDLAMHHEVLVTVEEGSVGGFGAMVLHLLSERGVLDAGRVRVRTLTLPDLYQDHDKPEKMYAEAGLDAEGILKAVRAALPEKAVQREGSVVSLKR